A window of the Linepithema humile isolate Giens D197 chromosome 4, Lhum_UNIL_v1.0, whole genome shotgun sequence genome harbors these coding sequences:
- the Vps13B gene encoding intermembrane lipid transfer protein VPS13B isoform X2 produces the protein MSGVCDGLCLLHGIARRYNARKIARAWVKLRIQERRVVRYLAGDLTVRLCSGIFHRIDTIKEAAAKYDYDPYLVTKPDPLIDELPPVTLEEYEALRENVSMTETKLVLKRASLQLQLADHCVIGMPRQRKIIETRTTPLAPALTDDPFVSIECDETSATTVQPMYPFRLVACASKLTELSVEMFTQCHAITDIQVIGAKSQLHLTKTCDTLIVMPYSVEAFSKVLLYPQYWRDMDMVQKSYSFQSDSITITGTKAKLMAAVSIVTSVLSSADTANPLMCSTLFNDACQEKCPVYLELYLENINCKNISSSVTISNEVNVNSIKVFALNDSQQAFILSGPENHDSKDAENVPLLSAVIQFPKNVELQTHPPLVSFKIAEIRASLDPLFFEWLEYRATCNRLGSVHVLRSDSQLITEGTSSDTGTRKKTFPSLHESVHSSSDKEKRKSAVTEKSKTLRNDETQRKSESKMEGEQENLQKSGILVKLAESYSWWCSLVLSGYIGHIIIYIPSDTMSGIGADGIEQAKDQSVIENQDLQIMIIKLPSLLIHSSNLNAELLSPYLQKLPVKLPESMWTYQVQSFPWTLSLIDFHCYTLQQRTQKNFIKKVTLNATVALTTKTAATASNTLTALSICVHIDNSPIIISLSEEQVIFMSNIALSLIKLLRTLCHSREDHAITSQISNEAQIVLPVIPQTPSTPTQIMYQEDTTTNSTVSTSKDEQGYEKDGLVVTAWIQWTITKVAVKLYIMGQADTSLKLMLELEDIITSLDLQSVYMQLKSKITTATIFHYVRSPHALTWDVGEYAGLVLCGREDNLEKGDDSGFISFTLTRAKSGNVYTRWGTQKRYKSQKKELLTDSTLTTNGYISEILIKMQMVDVILPLSVITKYTQLIKPFACLSSSVEKSAEINRSKSMATPLTGITNLNNESLPLIHLEFKGFRLMMPALTNTKKLQHDLLMLQLDGIRITPDAENPICRTPLRTDIYQLAAQANILNVPGSAVEDRQYQICIKGVCAYTTTWKNYQLSINKRMSQSYLYTMNENPALEWNKLGNGSSLDPYFSTSSVLTKFDLCLIIAPAITFKADTIVCGSAVEVNCVTDIELTINLDQIKLISTLNNEFITLLSGSFEKMENKSNFNNAVQRFPSGSQTLKPMSWLKQTSDDSDLDFAKDSGVDFEMSSMHSTVIGRSTVAETMILPPFEFLVNCGKITFILYEVQNIFLDSEDEDVYKVDNEDDNNNVKQPLLYLMINQPNIYFSQQHLSKKIQISCFDITIAFGDTQNLNTIPTERDFKIYMIETKHGDPHPDTGIPPSFATVKSETILGRNRQFFIEMGRPTKVHLSLSRFNQLYNIQNKILSCFLDNDVTQVPVEEKETAPVDCQNVTTSAKSRKFNVPDLHISTKQIVISLKTDSGAEIITSLASLNGNLSTLLRPDRIYSNLSIDSFIISAILNGNIKVLLNPWCCNITTCLLWESSYCSEIIPQIQIQADSESLYLDFGPDQIKIIKMVMQDCQLLVNELASFSTNKSKNEKQIVLSTEQHYKDDLKAGAFQFVDGTADELPFPYQVVFFAHPQQAMAWRYPQPRMLTRIHISPVPFETMDTDGNYIDKVPCVLEYWSDSHMSYQRYADFYLSETDSYRLDLPDKAPARAVACVWRVIILSHNKRPLTKSIVSARALAACLRIDSYFNLLIIPNVQIALNIGVLHVSLYNHIDTTVYNNLPPPLDRYTLNGRIPEIQCFMSVEQKGAILVLNKWMDDSMLLDVGGTLSVHVLDYSHLTMQEVLDSLEGRFQLSLSNKVDASLTCNPFTLKLGPAITHTLAVSARLWLASFDEEEKNVIVLTRYVIANDSNVSIRFGQSGTGDSILLESRQCNFYSWRQIGNQMIRISIEENGWLWSRPFPVNKDGIQVIEFTNSVIGAAVFVNVTSLSATQKLVTFSGQLVISNQLTDNFEMRLVKYETEVGSKVTVSKEVYPIPGKSFPSSIMLESNKKIAMRLRFTNLTHLSWTGDIPLQPNVKWGQPWLVKVPLQERGQFLSIWVRIVTQMIQDKMKVLAVLSPLYMIRSHLPAPARVQIETPSLKTSSTTTVNGRGECQQLYCPGTFEHFHQLTFQLRSSGSASDPYVPLSYSSVDQRKFFRRPVVEDIDKILRDLKDRKDEVKWPFQGDDTEEWISAEQPQTHVQVKYQDAGLVSSTLMLELQPWCFVMNSLGCHISLVSENIELCQVPHYGIATPPKLEGAFHIGVGIGDTYYMSRMLQLARPERGQSLYMCQIYGHIPVEGNIKTFVDCGTSASILSIGSSMHEDMRLVRITSSYVIVNLTSQELCVATLAVHEATKDLRLPHDLTPCSLNILPSEDQKQGTPIVQWYTLYTDSNVEPLVLYVSLSLGHKWSCPIRVDQAMSRMSVAIPNGSSSMPVIVTTQEEKGTTFIAIHNDDHPQLLIENACGFKILLGQADENGGEILPDTAHFTWVCEVDSGATFHYSLPCVSNRLPDTAVPSASNILLFSTVPNDQVEKRTNLKWSRGVNLSALSSTPIDQYLRLPSYGDVKLIMQSRCYTTHISIVPISQIEISAQDIRSRLLRKKNAVQDDATYGNLSTSRRPEDDKLLSYVQSSSSSTSLTSFFSAQDDLLPTESVVASSSNSKPLMSKMMDAKACADEDRLKSANEANSSNPKEGSVMVYLRACTILILQDVNENAQRIEVASLSMADLVVTVNSRARFINMCCYIGDLQLDNQLFDQGGFDFPVVLISQNPLPNREVVFYSNNCLMANMEKIKQDSLIAIEYVWEINGSMIISKEYRMKIAPISAYIEDTYITQLLDYATSMISPRLVLGDNPKKMQTVAVSNAVCIPDYIMIDSRILSQPLRLQNFVIEPLSILLSVHTSVRLYVALDHSPLYFGTFERKNLLTTPYRLGNALTMHYLSGAIFGAGWVVGSLEILGSPGGLAQALGSGLRDFVSLPFQGLLQGPWGFIVGITHGSASLMKHVTAGTVNSVTKLASSVARNLDRLTLDEEHLQRQEESRRMRPQGMAQGLYQGLTGLGMSLLAAVAGLAHHPLQQVWSGEATTKSLVTGVGLGLVGVVTKPLSGAAELVALTGQGLLQGAGWNSLPAPRQRPIVQYTSGNNSTSVRYTWRLLPLLDHSHDSILHVTSADYVIHQGSNRAVTLVLTRQALLLVNMAEDSVERIFSLKELTSVDHITESTMLCLYCPPAAIQSSRPLSPVEHEMNQEMRARVEEYVRTSSTGLASVSTNSDRQSDTFETASPHPEHTLTFYVCPDTRNYLLSLFNIAKRQNQGSGFAVL, from the exons atgTCCGGCGTTTGTGATGGATTATGTTTATTACATGGAATTGCCCGACGATATAACGCCCGAAAGATTGCTCGAGCTTGGGTCAAACTTCGAATACAG GAACGCAGAGTCGTAAGGTATCTAGCTGGAGATCTAACGGTCAGATTATGCTCTGGCATTTTTCATCGTATTGATACCATTAAAGAAGCCGCAGCAAAATACGATTACGATCCCTACCTTGTAACGAAACCAG atCCTCTTATCGACGAGCTACCCCCCGTTACATTGGAAGAATACGAAGCACTCAGGGAGAACGTATCGATGACAGAAACAAAATTAGTTCTGAAAAGGGCATCGCTGCAATTacagttagcagatcattgcGTTATAGGCATGCCACGGCaacgtaaaattattgaaactcGG ACTACTCCATTAGCTCCAGCTCTTACGGATGATCCTTTTGTGAGCATCGAATGTGATGAAACAAGCGCCACTACAGTTCAGCCTATGTATCCTTTTAGACTCGTGGCTTGTGCGTCAAAATTGACAGAGCTGTCGGTAGAAATGTTTACACAGTGCCATGCGATTACTGATATACAA GTAATTGGAGCAAAAAGTCAACTGCATTTAACAAAGACATGTGATACTTTAATAGTAATGCCTTATTCAGTGGAAGctttttcaaaagttttacTGTACCCTCAATATTGGCGAGATATGGATATGGTTCAAAAATCATACTCCTTTCAATCAGATAGCATTACTATCACAGGAACTAAGGCAAAATTAATGGCTGCCGTGTCTATAGTAACTTCCGTTCTTAGTTCTGCGGATACTGCAAATCCACTTATGTGTTCCACTCTTTTTAACGACGCCTGTCaggaaaaat GTCCagtatatttagaattatatctagaaaatataaactgtAAGAATATATCATCTTCGGTTACAATATCAAACGAAGTGAATGtaaattctataaaagtaTTTGCTCTCAATGATTCTCAGCAAGCCTTTATTCTTTCGGGTCCAGAAAATCATGACAGCAa gGATGCAGAAAATGTACCTCTTCTGTCTGCCGTGATACAGTTTCCTAAGAATGTCGAACTACAGACACATCCACCACTAGTCTCATTTAAAATCGCCGAAATCAGAGCTTCATTGGATCCTCTTTTCTTCGAATGGCTGGAATATCGTGCCACTTGTAACAGATTGGGAAGTGTACATGTATTACGTTCAGATAGTCAGTTGATCACTGAAGGTACATCGTCTGACACAGGCACGCGGAAAAAGACGTTTCCGAGTTTACATGAGAGTGTGCACAGTTCATCAGACAAAGAGAAACGAAAATCAGCAGTTACGgaaaaatcgaaaacgctGCGAAATGATGAAACACAAAGGAAAAGCGAATCTAAAATGGAAGGAGAGCAAGAA AACTTACAGAAATCGGGAATACTGGTCAAATTGGCGGAATCGTATTCGTGGTGGTGCAGCCTTGTACTAAGTGGTTATATAGGACATATTATCATTTACATACCATCTGATACAATGAGCGGTATTGGAGCCGATG gCATAGAACAAGCCAAAGACCAGTCTGTAATAGAAAATCAAGATCtacaaataatgataataaaattaccaagtCTTCTTATACATTCGTCTAATCTGAACGCTGAGTTACTTAGCCCATATCTGCAGAAACTTCCGGTTAAACTACCAGAATCTATGTGGACATATC AAGTACAAAGTTTTCCATGGACATTGAGTCTGATCGATTTTCATTGTTATACATTGCAACAACGGacacaaaagaattttattaaaaaagtgacGTTAAATGCTACAGTAGCTCTTACAACTAAAACAGCCGCAACTGCATCAAACACGCTTACTGCCTTAAGCATTTGTGTACATATTGACAATTCTCCTATCATCATTTCACTTTCGGAAGAGCAG GTCATCTTTATGAGCAATATAGCTTTAAgtctcataaaattattacgaacTTTATGCCACTCTCGAGAAGACCACGCAATCACATCTCAGATAAGCAACGAAGCGCAAATTGTTCTCCCTGTCATACCTCAAACTCCGTCCACCCCAACTCAAATAATGTATCAAGAAGACACGACTACCAATTCGACTGTATCCACGTCGAAAGACGAGCAAGGATATG aaaaggACGGTTTAGTTGTAACGGCGTGGATTCAGTGGACCATAACAAAAGTGGcagtaaaattatacattatggGGCAAGCGGACACATCTTTAAAACTGATGTTAGAACTAGAGGATATTATAACATCTTTGGACTTGCAATCAGTTTATATGCAactgaaaagtaaaataacgACAGCTACGATATTTCATTATGTCAG AAGTCCACATGCATTAACTTGGGATGTTGGCGAATATGCGGGGCTAGTGCTTTGCGGAAGGGaagataatttagaaaaaggtGATGATTCTGGTTTCATAAGTTTTACACTTACGCGTGCGAAGTCAGGAAATGTCTACACACGTTGGGGTACTCAGAAACGTTACAAGTCTCAAAAA aAAGAGCTGCTGACGGACTCAACATTAACCACGAATGGCTACATTTCCgaaatacttattaaaatgcaaatggTCGATGTAATCTTGCCGCTTAGTGTAATCACCAAGTATACCCAATTGATAAAGCCTTTTGCATGCCTCAGTTCGTCTGTTGAGAAAAGTGCGGAAATCAATCGCAGTAAAAGTATGGCGACACCATTAACTGGAATAACAAACTTGAATAATGAATCATTACCATTGATACATTTGGAATTCAAAGGATTTCGACTTATGATGCCAGCTTTGACTAATACAAAGAAATTGCAACATGATTTACTGATGCTTCAG ttGGACGGCATTCGGATCACACCGGATGCGGAAAATCCGATTTGCAGAACCCCATTGCGAACTGACATATATCAACTGGCTGCTCaagcaaatatattaaatgtaccAGGTTCGGCTGTGGAAGATCGCCAGTATCAAATTTGCATCAAAGGAGTGTGCGCGTACACTACTACATGGAAGAATTATCAGCTAAGCATTAATAag AGAATGTCTCAATCGTATTTGTATACAATGAATGAAAATCCCGCACTGGAATGGAATAAGCTCGGGAATGGTAGTAGTCTGGATCCATACTTCTCTACATCTTCTGTATTAACAAA ATTTGATCTCTGCTTAATTATTGCACCAGCTATCACATTTAAAGCAGACACGATAGTCTGTGGGAGCGCCGTGGAAGTGAATTGCGTTACAGATATAGAATTGACAATAAATTTAGaccaaattaaattgatatcaacgcttaataatgaatttataacattattatctgGGAGTTTCGAGAAAATGGAGAATAAAAGTAACTTCAATAATGCAGTTCAAAGATTTCCTTCGGGATCTCAAACTCTCAAACCAATGAGTTGGTTGAAACAAACGTCAGATGATTCTGACCTAGATTTTGCAAAAGACAGTGGCGTTGATTTTGAAATGTCTAGCATGCATTCGACAGTGATT GGGAGATCGACAGTTGCTGAAACTATGATACTTCCACCCTTcgaatttttagtaaattgtGGAAAGATAACATTCATCCTTTATGAAgtccaaaatatatttcttgattCAGAAGACgag gaTGTTTATAAAGTTGACAACgaagatgataataataatgtaaaacaacCATTACTTTATCTGATGATCAATCAAccgaatatttatttctcccAGCaacatttatctaaaaaaatacaa ATATCTTGTTTCGATATAACGATAGCGTTTGGCGATACGCAAAATCTGAATACGATACCGACTGAGAgggatttcaaaatttatatgatagaaACAAAGCACGGTGATCCGCATCCAGACACGGGTATTCCACCTTCTTTTGCGACAGTGAAATCTGAAACAATTCTGGGTAGAAACCGCCAATTTTTCATTGAAATGGGACGACCGACGAAAGTGCATCTTTCTTTGTCTCGGTTTAATCAACTTTACAATATACAGAACAAG ATATTATCGTGTTTTCTCGATAATGATGTTACGCAAGTGCCtgtagaagaaaaagaaactgcGCCTGTTGATTGTCAAAATGTAACAACATCGGCAAAATCCAGAAAATTCAATGTACCTGATCTACATATAAGTACAAAGCAAATCGTAATATCCTTAAAGACTGACTCTGGCGCAGAAATTATTACCAGTTTGGCATCGTTAAATGGAAATCTGTCGACGCTGCTGAGACCAGACAGAATATATTCAAATCTATCCATAGATTCTTTCATTATATCTGCGatcttaaatggaaatatcAAAGTGTTATTAAATCCATGGTGTTGCAACATAACAACTTGCTTGCTCTGGGAGTCTTCGTACTGCAGCGAAATCATTCCGCAAATACAAATACAGGCAGACAGCGAAAGTTTGTATCTTGACTTCGGACCGGatcagataaaaattataaaaatggttATGCAAGATTGTCAGTTGCTTGTCAACGAGTTAGCTTCCTTTTCTAcgaacaaaagtaaaaatgagAAGCAAATTGTATTGTCGACTGAACAGCATTACAAGGACGATTTGAAAGCAGGCGCGTTCCAGTTTGTCGACGGCACTGCGGATGAATTACCTTTTCCGTATCAA GTAGTATTTTTTGCTCATCCCCAGCAAGCGATGGCTTGGAGATATCCGCAACCGCGAATGTTAACAAGGATACACATATCTCCTGTCCCATTTGAA ACGATGGATACCGATGGAAATTATATCGACAAAGTACCCTGCGTTCTTGAGTATTGGAGCGACAGTCACATGTCGTATCAGCGTTACGCAGATTTTTACTTATCGGAAACGGATTCCTATCGATTGGATCTACCGGACAAGGCACCGGCGCGAGCAGTGGCTTGCGTATGGCGTGTGATTATTTTATCCCACAACAAACGACCGCTTACGAAAAGCATCGTTTCCGCTCGTGCCCTCGCAGCCTGTTTGCGCATCGATTCCTACTTCAATCTCTTGATAATACCGAACGTACAGATTGCCTTAAATATCGGCGTGCTTCACGTGTCTCTGTACAATCACATCGATACGACTGTGTATAACAACTTGCCGCCGCCGCTGGACAGATACACCTTGAACGGAAGAATTCCCGAAATACAGTGTTTCATGTCCGTGGAACAAAAGGGGGCTATTTTGGTGCTTAACAAATGGATGGACGATTCCATGCTGCTTGACGTCGGCGGAACTTTGAGCGTCCACGTATTAGATTACAGCCATCTAACCATGCAGGAGGTGTTAGATTCTCTGGAAGGGAGATTCCAGCTGTCGTTATCGAACAAGGTGGACGCGTCGTTGACATGCAACCCGTTTACGCTGAAGTTGGGACCAGCGATAACTCACACCCTCGCAGTTTCCGCTCGTTTGTGGCTGGCGTCTTTCGACGAAGAGGAGAAAAACGTAATAGTTCTGACGCGCTACGTAATCGCCAACGATAGCAATGTTTCCATTCGTTTTGGCCAGAGCGGCACTGGAGACAGCATACTTCTCGAGAGCAGACAGTGTAACTTTTACTCGTGGCGGCAAATTGGTAATCAAATGATACGGATATCGATTGAGGAGAACGGCTGGCTATGGAGTCGGCCCTTTCCCGTTAACAAGGATGGCATTCAAGTGATCGAGTTCACCAATTCGGTGATCGGCGCAGCAGTTTTCGTCAACGTTACGTCACTTTCCGCCACGCAAAAACTCGTGACTTTTTCGGGCCAACTCGTGATTTCCAACCAACTAACCGACAATTTCGAAATGAGATTAGTAAAATATGAGACAGAGGTCGGCTCGAAAGTGACGGTCTCGAAGGAAGTGTATCCCATTCCCGGCAAGAGTTTTCCATCATCCATTATGCTTGAAAGTAACAAGAAGATAGCTATGCGGCTGCGCTTCACGAACTTGACGCATTTATCGTGGACCGGGGACATTCCTCTGCAGCCTAACGTGAAGTGGGGCCAGCCGTGGCTCGTAAAAGTGCCCCTGCAAGAACGCGGCCAATTCCTGAGTATCTGGGTGCGAATAGTAACGCAGATGATACAAGATAAGATGAAAGTCCTCGCCGTACTCAGTCCTCTTTATATGATCAGATCGCACTTACCGGCGCCGGCGAGAGTTCAGATAGAAACGCCGTCCCTGAAGACGTCATCGACCACCACGGTGAACGGTCGCGGTGAATGCCAACAATTATACTGTCCCGGTACATTCGAGCATTTTCACCAGCTGACGTTTCAACTGAGGTCCAGCGGCTCCGCGTCGGATCCTTACGTGCCGCTTTCGTACAGCTCCGTCGATCAGCGAAAGTTTTTCAGACGGCCCGTGGTTGAGGACATCGACAAGATTCTGCGAGATCTCAAGGATCGAAAGGACGAGGTGAAGTGGCCCTTCCAGGGAGACGACACGGAGGAATGGATATCCGCGGAGCAGCCGCAGACGCATGTACAAGTAAAATATCAGGACGCCGGACTGGTCTCCAGCACTTTGATGCTGGAGCTGCAGCCTTGGTGCTTCGTGATGAACTCGCTGGGATGTCACATCTCGTTGGTGTCAGAAAATATAGAGCTCTGCCAAGTCCCTCACTACGGCATAGCCACGCCGCCCAAGCTGGAGGGCGCCTTCCACATCGGCGTCGGAATCGGCGATACTTACTACATGTCGCGAATGCTGCAGTTGGCGCGACCCGAGCGGGGGCAGAGCCTCTACATGTGTCAAATCTACGGCCACATACCGGTGGAAGGGAACATCAAGACGTTCGTGGATTGCGGCACCAGCGCGTCCATCCTGAGCATCGGTTCCTCCATGCACGAAGACATGCGTCTGGTTCGGATCACGAGCAGCTACGTGATCGTCAATCTGACGTCTCAGGAGTTGTGCGTGGCCACACTGGCGGTGCACGAGGCGACGAAGGACCTGCGGCTGCCACACGATCTCACACCCTGCAGCCTGAACATCTTACCATCCGAAGACCAGAAGCAAGGCACGCCGATCGTGCAGTGGTACACGTTGTACACAGACAGCAACGTTGAGCCGCTCGTGCTGTACGTATCTCTCAGCCTCGGGCACAAGTGGTCCTGTCCGATCAGAGTGGACCAAGCTATGAGCCGCATGTCAGTCGCGATTCCGAACGGCTCTTCCTCCATGCCCGTCATCGTGACAACGCAAGAGGAGAAAGGCACCACGTTCATCGCGATACACAACGATGATCATCCGCAATTGTTAATCGAGAACGCCTGCGGCTTCAAGATCCTACTGGGACAAGCCGACGAAAACGGCGGCGAAATTTTACCGGACACCGCTCACTTCACGTGGGTGTGCGAGGTCGACAGTGGAGCGACGTTCCATTATTCTCTTCCCTGCGTCAGCAACAGACTACCCGACACTGCCGTTCCAAGCGCGTCGAATATCCTATTGTTCTCCACCGTGCCGAACGATCAGGTGGAAAAAAGAACGAATTTAAAATGGTCGAGAGGCGTAAATCTGTCCGCGTTGTCGTCCACGCCGATCGATCAGTATCTGCGTCTGCCCTCGTACGGCGATGTGAAGCTTATCATGCAGAGTCGCTGTTACACCACTCACATCAGCATCGTGCCCATCTCTCAAATTGAAATATCCGCTCAGGATATTAGAAGCAGATTGCTGCGAAAGAAAAATGCGGTGCAAGACGACGCGACATACGGCAATCTTTCTACATCAAGAAGACCGGAGGACGACAAACTGTTATCATATGTACAAAGTTCGAGCAGCTCCACATCGCTAACCAGCTTCTTCTCAGCGCAAGACGATCTTTTGCCGACGGAATCGGTGGTTGCCTCGTCATCGAATTCAAAACCATTAATGTCGAAAATGATGGACGCAAAAGCTTGCGCTGACGAGGATCGATTGAAATCTGCTAACGAAGCTAATTCGTCTAATCCCAAAGAAGGCTCTGTAATGGTTTATCTGCGCGCGTGCACTATTCTTATTCTTCAGGATGTCAATGAAAATGCGCAAAGAATCGAAGTCGCGAGCCTGTCTATGGCGGACTTGGTCGTTACCGTTAATTCAAGAGCCAGATTCATCAATATGTGTTGCTACATAGGGGACTTGCAATTAGATAATCAATTGTTCGATCAGGGAGGTTTCGACTTTCCCGTAGTGTTGATCAGTCAAAACCCCTTGCCAAACCGAGAAGTGGTGTTTTACAGCAATAACTGTTTAATGGCAAATATGGAAAAGATTAAACAAGATTCCTTGATAGCCATCGAATATGTCTGGGAAATAAACGGAAGTATGATaa TATCGAAGGAATATCGCATGAAAATTGCGCCCATTAGCGCGTACATCGAGGACACGTATATAACGCAGTTGCTGGATTACGCAACTTCAATGATATCACCGCGTTTGGTGCTGGGCGACAATCCCAAAAAGATGCAAACGGTGGCTGTGTCGAATGCAGTCTGCATACCGGATTACATTATGATCGATTCGAGAATCTTAAGTCAGCCGTTGCGATTGCAAAATTTCGTGATAGAACCGCTATCTATTTTGTTGAGCGTTCACACCTCTGTGCGGCTCTACGTCGCTTTGGACCATTCTCCGTTGTATTTCGGCACCTTTGAGAGGAAAAACTTATTGACCACTCCTTACCGACTTGGCAATGCGCTCACCATGCATTATCTGTCAGGCGCTATATTTGGAGCAG GCTGGGTGGTTGGATCACTAGAAATACTTGGATCGCCAGGAGGTTTAGCGCAAGCGCTTGGATCTGGCCTCCGAGATTTCGTTTCGCTGCCATTTCAAGGTTTGCTGCAAGGCCCGTGGGGTTTCATCGTTGGAATTACGCATGGATCAGCCAGTTTGATGAAACATGTCACAGCGg GTACAGTAAATTCCGTAACGAAACTGGCGTCCAGCGTCGCGCGAAATTTGGATCGCTTAACGTTGGACGAGGAACATCTGCAGCGACAAGAAGAGTCGCGTAGAATGCGTCCTCAAGGCATGGCGCAAGGGCTCTATCAAGGCTTGACTGGTCTTGGAATGAGTCTACTTG CGGCTGTGGCTGGCCTGGCGCATCATCCTCTGCAACAAGTGTGGTCGGGTGAAGCGACGACCAAGAGTTTGGTCACCGGAGTCGGACTCGGTTTAGTCGGCGTCGTTACGAAACCACTGAGCGGTGCTGCGGAGCTAGTCGCTCTTACTGGTCAAGGGCTGCTACAGGGAGCTGGATGGAACTCGTTACCTGCA CCACGTCAGAGGCCAATTGTGCAATATACTAGTGGCAATAATAGCACATCCGTGCGATACACTTGGCGTTTGTTACCTCTACTCGATCACAGTCACGACAGTATTCTTCATGTAACCAGCGCGGACTACGTCATTCATCAGGGCAGTAATCGCGCGGTAACACTTGTCCTAACGCGACAAGCTTTGTTGCTCGTTAACATGGCAGAGGACAGTGTAGAACGGATATTTTCGCTGAAAGAACTGACAAGCGTCGATCATATTACGGAATCGACGATGCTGTGCTTGTATTGTCCGCCAGCCGCGATACAATCCAGCAGACCGTTATCACCAGTTGAACATgag ATGAACCAAGAAATGAGAGCACGAGTTGAAGAGTATGTGCGGACAAGCAGCACTGGCTTAGCTAGTGTGTCGACGAACAGCGACAGACAGTCTGATACCTTCGAGACAGCATCCCCACATCCAGAACACACGCTTACATTTTACGTTTGCCCGGATACCCGTAATTACTTACTTTCGCTATTCAACATCGCCAAACGACAAAATCAGGGTTCCGGTTTTGCAGTTTTGTAA